The following proteins are co-located in the Cardiocondyla obscurior isolate alpha-2009 linkage group LG12, Cobs3.1, whole genome shotgun sequence genome:
- the Rsod gene encoding uncharacterized protein Rsod isoform X2, which yields MWWFVLLCYTTIANALRLAAYISSGGLHGEIRFERSTETSVRIRCVLKSTLQYPDQQWLWSVTQFPVDYTIIDNRCDERHVGRSVIDLTEKVGPLELPINQTSSAEVENLHLTGEKGLWGKSLVLKDNYSSRIICTSITVLEKNIEKFARAHFYGPVAGTVLFRWLGSQMGDTDTIIHTNLHHIHKQNLLNYTEHHWKIYVTDILETGKDKNNCNILQNVFDPNNSGDGKSIGDIDVRLGKVKVAINTQDKYKTFYRDSELSLLPTDLLVPHRHLYLVIFHSEYEDSFLACAKINHYKPIYMKAVINSRGIKGQVTAIQETPFNPTWINISLSTINDLEIRLRYATKIAAYRIHELPPEPAKSVENTVNSCLTTKKLFNPLNINEETVPPAGFGTQDQYAIGDLSGKLQDRKEGSYHNDILPGSAKLSGIYWDTYLPLSGIHSVVHRSLVLYKYNETDNVSMIPWVCGTFMLYVPYTDWQMPMYTAEVIFRYPIAGRILFRQPRDNPETDTTIIIEYLVHADGTSTNNTANHKWIIHDNPPGKDFYNWTNRCLSAGSPYNPYKIDWKPDRVCLAEEPSLCRLGDLTRHGTLAIAGKKINASELTRTLFTDTMLPLSGPHILFGKSLVIYDTRTSAIRGDRLACSIIGGVYSRKAVARDWFGNGEQVSLRGKMELVQQTEYDITNVDVSLEGLDGKMSEYHIHTIPIEYGLEFPCEGASLYRHSNPLVVNINGMLAQGTLDQYEIGDLSGKFGTLDSKKKYIMAYNDTTLSLFGLRSILGRSIVIHKKEKNLRWACSTIERGYSPTDADELRAIASFHHPQGFVYGYIKMTQLVYKDGSQSETIIELNLRHPGKHNRNVTKNHNWAIYVNPVGVDAAIKVKDTRCVAGGYIWNPYFTQLADPLNDDFYKQECGPDLPLRCYVGDISSRLGPINIGTGRQIFTDSNFPLSGSVSAMGRSIIIFDNNYSESKFACANIEPDNDIVKYANIRKSPRFVVAQFLEDVRKVMGIPEWMLTIDGRKTKILHDGACIQFLLHFKGPIANKLENDFSKLISIGKLETPSLFIPGYVSTKRKITLGHRQCGVRDSDDKNFNFHRSGSISLLVDIIVIFLTLISRII from the exons ATGTGGTGGTTTGTGTTACTTTGCTACA CAACCATCGCAAATGCGCTTAGACTCGCTGCATATATATCTTCTGGTGGTCTTCACGGAGAAATTCGATTTGAAAGAAGTACAGAAACTTCGGTACGAATACGATGTGTATTAAAATCAACTTTACAATATCCCGATCAGCAATGGTTGTGGTCAGTTACACAATTTCCAGTCGACTATACAATTATTGATAATAGATGCGACGAACGACATGTTGGACGAag TGTTATAGATTTAACGGAAAAAGTCGGACCTCTTGAATTACCAATAAATCAAACAAGTTCAGCAGAAGTAGAAAATTTACATCTAACCGGAGAAAAAGGTTTATGGGGAAAAAGTTTAGTactaaaagataattattctTCGAGAATAATATGTACTTCCATTacg gTTCTCGAAAAGAATATCGAAAAATTTGCTCGAGCTCATTTTTATGGTCCTGTTGCTGGAACAGTTTTATTTCGATGGTTGGGAAGTCAAATGGGTGACACCGATACAATCATACATACGAATTTACATCACATTcacaaacaaaatttattaaactacaCCGAGCATCATTGGAAAATATATGTTACCGATATTTTAGAAACTGGCAAAG ATAAGAACAATTGCAACATACTACAAAATGTATTCGATCCTAATAATTCTGGAGATGGAAAATCTATTGGAGACATTGACGTACGGTTAGGCAAAGTAAAAGTTGCTATTAATACgcaagataaatataaaactttctACAGAGATTCGGAGCTGTCTCTATTACCAACAGATTTACTTGTTCCACACCGTCACTTATACCTGGTTATCTTCCATTCCGAATATGAGGACTCTTTTTTAGCTTGTGCAAAAATCAATCATTATAAACCGATATATATGAA AGCCGTAATTAATTCACGTGGCATCAAAGGTCAAGTTACAGCGATTCAAGAAACACCGTTTAATCCAACATggattaatatttcgttatcAACAATAAATGATTTAGAAATCAGATTACGGTACGCCACTAAAATAGCGGCTTATAGGATTCATGAATTACCACCAGAACCGGCGAAAAGTGTTGAAAATACTGTAAATTCGTGCCTAACTACTAAAAAGCTGTTCAATCCTTTGAATATTAATGAAGAAACTGTTCCACCAGCAG GTTTTGGTACTCAGGATCAATATGCTATTGGCGATTTATCTGGAAAGCTTCAAGATCGAAAAGAAGGATCGTACCATAACGATATTTTACCAGGAAGTGCAAAACTTAGTGGAATTTATTGGGATACTTATTTACCGCTCTCTGGGATCCACAGTGTTGTCCACAGATCTTTAGTTCtttataa ATATAATGAGACTGATAATGTAAGCATGATTCCATGGGTGTGTGGCACATTTATGCTTTACGTACCATATACTGATTGGCAAATGCCGATGTATACAGCAGAAGTGATATTTAGATATCCCATTGCTGGTCGGATACTTTTCCGACAGCCTAGAGATAATCCTGAAACGGACACTACTATAATAATAGAATATCTTGTTCATGCAGATGGTACTTCAACAAATAATACTGCCAACCATAA atgGATAATTCACGACAATCCACCGGGAAAAGATTTTTACAACTGGACAAATCGATGTTTGAGCGCTGGATCACCTTACAACCCATATaag atagATTGGAAGCCAGACAGAGTTTGTTTAGCTGAGGAACCTTCGTTGTGTCGCTTAGGTGACTTAACGAGACATGGAACACTTGCAATTGctggtaaaaaaattaacgcttCAGAATTGACTCGGACACTTTTTACAGACACGATGTTACCTCTGTCAGGACCCCACATATTGTTCGGCAAAAGCTTAGTTATTTACGATACTCGCACTTCAGCTATTAGAGGAGATCGATTAGCCTGTTCTAT catCGGTGGTGTTTACTCGCGTAAAGCTGTCGCTAGAGATTGGTTCGGTAATGGTGAACAAGTATCTCTAAGAGGAAAGATGGAGTTAGTACAACAAACTGAATATGATATTACCAATGTAGACGTATCTCTCGAAGGTCTTGATGGAAAAATGAGCGAATATCACATACATACG ATACCTATAGAATACGGTTTAGAATTTCCGTGCGAAGGAGCATCGTTGTATCGTCACTCGAATCCATTAGTTGTTAATATAAATGGTATGCTAGCACAAGGTACGTTGGATCAATACGAGATAGGTGACTTAAGTGGAAAATTTGGCACGTTagacagtaaaaaaaaatacataatggCATACAATGACACTACTTTATCTCTATTTGGCCTTAGGAGTATACTAGGACGTAGTATTGTAATTcataagaaagagaaaaatttaag ATGGGCTTGCTCTACTATAGAGAGGGGATATTCACCAACTGACGCTGATGAGTTACGTGCCATAGCATCATTTCATCATCCACAAGGTTTTGTGtacggttatataaaaatg ACACAGCTTGTTTATAAAGATGGTAGCCAAAGTGAGACGATAATCGAACTAAATTTACGACATCCCGGGAAGCATAATCGTAACGtc ACTAAAAATCATAATTGGGCGATATATGTCAATCCTGTTGGCGTAGACGCCGCAATAAAAGTCAAAGATACTCGATGCGTAGCAGGAGGATATATATGGAATCCTTATTTTACACAACTAGCTGATccattaaat gatgatttttataaacaagAATGTGGTCCAGATTTGCCTCTTAGATGTTATGTTGGTGATATATCATCTCGTCTGGGACCTATTAATATTGGAACAGGACGACAAATATTTACAGATTCCAATTTTCCTCTGAGTGGATCGGTATCTGCAATGGGCAgatctataattatttttgataacaATTATAGCGAAAGTAAATTTGCCTGTGCAAATATTGAACCTGATAAtgatattgtaaaatatgcaaatattaGAAAATCACCGCGATTTGTAGT AGCACAATTTTTAGAAGATGTAAGAAAAGTGATGGGCATTCCTGAATGGATGTTAACCATTGATGGCAGAAAAACCAAGATATTACATGATGGTGCATGCATTcaatttcttttgcatttcAAAG GTCCAATTGCTAACAAATTGGAGAATGATTTTAGTAAACTTATATCCATTGGCAAACTTGAAACCCCTAGTTTATTTATTCCCGGATATGTatcaacaaaaagaaaaattacattagGACATCGACAATGTGGTGTACGCGATTCTGATgacaaaa atttcAACTTTCATCGTAGCGGATCTATCTCATTGTTAGTCGacataattgtaatatttttaacattaataagtcgaataatataa
- the Rsod gene encoding uncharacterized protein Rsod isoform X3, translating into MWWFVLLCYIFRTATIANALRLAAYISSGGLHGEIRFERSTETSVRIRCVLKSTLQYPDQQWLWSVTQFPVDYTIIDNRCDERHVGRSVIDLTEKVGPLELPINQTSSAEVENLHLTGEKGLWGKSLVLKDNYSSRIICTSITVLEKNIEKFARAHFYGPVAGTVLFRWLGSQMGDTDTIIHTNLHHIHKQNLLNYTEHHWKIYVTDILETGKDKNNCNILQNVFDPNNSGDGKSIGDIDVRLGKVKVAINTQDKYKTFYRDSELSLLPTDLLVPHRHLYLVIFHSEYEDSFLACAKINHYKPIYMKAVINSRGIKGQVTAIQETPFNPTWINISLSTINDLEIRLRYATKIAAYRIHELPPEPAKSVENTVNSCLTTKKLFNPLNINEETVPPAGFGTQDQYAIGDLSGKLQDRKEGSYHNDILPGSAKLSGIYWDTYLPLSGIHSVVHRSLVLYKYNETDNVSMIPWVCGTFMLYVPYTDWQMPMYTAEVIFRYPIAGRILFRQPRDNPETDTTIIIEYLVHADGTSTNNTANHKWIIHDNPPGKDFYNWTNRCLSAGSPYNPYKIDWKPDRVCLAEEPSLCRLGDLTRHGTLAIAGKKINASELTRTLFTDTMLPLSGPHILFGKSLVIYDTRTSAIRGDRLACSIIGGVYSRKAVARDWFGNGEQVSLRGKMELVQQTEYDITNVDVSLEGLDGKMSEYHIHTIPIEYGLEFPCEGASLYRHSNPLVVNINGMLAQGTLDQYEIGDLSGKFGTLDSKKKYIMAYNDTTLSLFGLRSILGRSIVIHKKEKNLRWACSTIERGYSPTDADELRAIASFHHPQGFVYGYIKMTQLVYKDGSQSETIIELNLRHPGKHNRNVDDFYKQECGPDLPLRCYVGDISSRLGPINIGTGRQIFTDSNFPLSGSVSAMGRSIIIFDNNYSESKFACANIEPDNDIVKYANIRKSPRFVVAQFLEDVRKVMGIPEWMLTIDGRKTKILHDGACIQFLLHFKGPIANKLENDFSKLISIGKLETPSLFIPGYVSTKRKITLGHRQCGVRDSDDKNFNFHRSGSISLLVDIIVIFLTLISRII; encoded by the exons ATGTGGTGGTTTGTGTTACTTTGCTACA tatttcgTACAGCAACCATCGCAAATGCGCTTAGACTCGCTGCATATATATCTTCTGGTGGTCTTCACGGAGAAATTCGATTTGAAAGAAGTACAGAAACTTCGGTACGAATACGATGTGTATTAAAATCAACTTTACAATATCCCGATCAGCAATGGTTGTGGTCAGTTACACAATTTCCAGTCGACTATACAATTATTGATAATAGATGCGACGAACGACATGTTGGACGAag TGTTATAGATTTAACGGAAAAAGTCGGACCTCTTGAATTACCAATAAATCAAACAAGTTCAGCAGAAGTAGAAAATTTACATCTAACCGGAGAAAAAGGTTTATGGGGAAAAAGTTTAGTactaaaagataattattctTCGAGAATAATATGTACTTCCATTacg gTTCTCGAAAAGAATATCGAAAAATTTGCTCGAGCTCATTTTTATGGTCCTGTTGCTGGAACAGTTTTATTTCGATGGTTGGGAAGTCAAATGGGTGACACCGATACAATCATACATACGAATTTACATCACATTcacaaacaaaatttattaaactacaCCGAGCATCATTGGAAAATATATGTTACCGATATTTTAGAAACTGGCAAAG ATAAGAACAATTGCAACATACTACAAAATGTATTCGATCCTAATAATTCTGGAGATGGAAAATCTATTGGAGACATTGACGTACGGTTAGGCAAAGTAAAAGTTGCTATTAATACgcaagataaatataaaactttctACAGAGATTCGGAGCTGTCTCTATTACCAACAGATTTACTTGTTCCACACCGTCACTTATACCTGGTTATCTTCCATTCCGAATATGAGGACTCTTTTTTAGCTTGTGCAAAAATCAATCATTATAAACCGATATATATGAA AGCCGTAATTAATTCACGTGGCATCAAAGGTCAAGTTACAGCGATTCAAGAAACACCGTTTAATCCAACATggattaatatttcgttatcAACAATAAATGATTTAGAAATCAGATTACGGTACGCCACTAAAATAGCGGCTTATAGGATTCATGAATTACCACCAGAACCGGCGAAAAGTGTTGAAAATACTGTAAATTCGTGCCTAACTACTAAAAAGCTGTTCAATCCTTTGAATATTAATGAAGAAACTGTTCCACCAGCAG GTTTTGGTACTCAGGATCAATATGCTATTGGCGATTTATCTGGAAAGCTTCAAGATCGAAAAGAAGGATCGTACCATAACGATATTTTACCAGGAAGTGCAAAACTTAGTGGAATTTATTGGGATACTTATTTACCGCTCTCTGGGATCCACAGTGTTGTCCACAGATCTTTAGTTCtttataa ATATAATGAGACTGATAATGTAAGCATGATTCCATGGGTGTGTGGCACATTTATGCTTTACGTACCATATACTGATTGGCAAATGCCGATGTATACAGCAGAAGTGATATTTAGATATCCCATTGCTGGTCGGATACTTTTCCGACAGCCTAGAGATAATCCTGAAACGGACACTACTATAATAATAGAATATCTTGTTCATGCAGATGGTACTTCAACAAATAATACTGCCAACCATAA atgGATAATTCACGACAATCCACCGGGAAAAGATTTTTACAACTGGACAAATCGATGTTTGAGCGCTGGATCACCTTACAACCCATATaag atagATTGGAAGCCAGACAGAGTTTGTTTAGCTGAGGAACCTTCGTTGTGTCGCTTAGGTGACTTAACGAGACATGGAACACTTGCAATTGctggtaaaaaaattaacgcttCAGAATTGACTCGGACACTTTTTACAGACACGATGTTACCTCTGTCAGGACCCCACATATTGTTCGGCAAAAGCTTAGTTATTTACGATACTCGCACTTCAGCTATTAGAGGAGATCGATTAGCCTGTTCTAT catCGGTGGTGTTTACTCGCGTAAAGCTGTCGCTAGAGATTGGTTCGGTAATGGTGAACAAGTATCTCTAAGAGGAAAGATGGAGTTAGTACAACAAACTGAATATGATATTACCAATGTAGACGTATCTCTCGAAGGTCTTGATGGAAAAATGAGCGAATATCACATACATACG ATACCTATAGAATACGGTTTAGAATTTCCGTGCGAAGGAGCATCGTTGTATCGTCACTCGAATCCATTAGTTGTTAATATAAATGGTATGCTAGCACAAGGTACGTTGGATCAATACGAGATAGGTGACTTAAGTGGAAAATTTGGCACGTTagacagtaaaaaaaaatacataatggCATACAATGACACTACTTTATCTCTATTTGGCCTTAGGAGTATACTAGGACGTAGTATTGTAATTcataagaaagagaaaaatttaag ATGGGCTTGCTCTACTATAGAGAGGGGATATTCACCAACTGACGCTGATGAGTTACGTGCCATAGCATCATTTCATCATCCACAAGGTTTTGTGtacggttatataaaaatg ACACAGCTTGTTTATAAAGATGGTAGCCAAAGTGAGACGATAATCGAACTAAATTTACGACATCCCGGGAAGCATAATCGTAACGtc gatgatttttataaacaagAATGTGGTCCAGATTTGCCTCTTAGATGTTATGTTGGTGATATATCATCTCGTCTGGGACCTATTAATATTGGAACAGGACGACAAATATTTACAGATTCCAATTTTCCTCTGAGTGGATCGGTATCTGCAATGGGCAgatctataattatttttgataacaATTATAGCGAAAGTAAATTTGCCTGTGCAAATATTGAACCTGATAAtgatattgtaaaatatgcaaatattaGAAAATCACCGCGATTTGTAGT AGCACAATTTTTAGAAGATGTAAGAAAAGTGATGGGCATTCCTGAATGGATGTTAACCATTGATGGCAGAAAAACCAAGATATTACATGATGGTGCATGCATTcaatttcttttgcatttcAAAG GTCCAATTGCTAACAAATTGGAGAATGATTTTAGTAAACTTATATCCATTGGCAAACTTGAAACCCCTAGTTTATTTATTCCCGGATATGTatcaacaaaaagaaaaattacattagGACATCGACAATGTGGTGTACGCGATTCTGATgacaaaa atttcAACTTTCATCGTAGCGGATCTATCTCATTGTTAGTCGacataattgtaatatttttaacattaataagtcgaataatataa
- the Rsod gene encoding uncharacterized protein Rsod isoform X1 → MWWFVLLCYIFRTATIANALRLAAYISSGGLHGEIRFERSTETSVRIRCVLKSTLQYPDQQWLWSVTQFPVDYTIIDNRCDERHVGRSVIDLTEKVGPLELPINQTSSAEVENLHLTGEKGLWGKSLVLKDNYSSRIICTSITVLEKNIEKFARAHFYGPVAGTVLFRWLGSQMGDTDTIIHTNLHHIHKQNLLNYTEHHWKIYVTDILETGKDKNNCNILQNVFDPNNSGDGKSIGDIDVRLGKVKVAINTQDKYKTFYRDSELSLLPTDLLVPHRHLYLVIFHSEYEDSFLACAKINHYKPIYMKAVINSRGIKGQVTAIQETPFNPTWINISLSTINDLEIRLRYATKIAAYRIHELPPEPAKSVENTVNSCLTTKKLFNPLNINEETVPPAGFGTQDQYAIGDLSGKLQDRKEGSYHNDILPGSAKLSGIYWDTYLPLSGIHSVVHRSLVLYKYNETDNVSMIPWVCGTFMLYVPYTDWQMPMYTAEVIFRYPIAGRILFRQPRDNPETDTTIIIEYLVHADGTSTNNTANHKWIIHDNPPGKDFYNWTNRCLSAGSPYNPYKIDWKPDRVCLAEEPSLCRLGDLTRHGTLAIAGKKINASELTRTLFTDTMLPLSGPHILFGKSLVIYDTRTSAIRGDRLACSIIGGVYSRKAVARDWFGNGEQVSLRGKMELVQQTEYDITNVDVSLEGLDGKMSEYHIHTIPIEYGLEFPCEGASLYRHSNPLVVNINGMLAQGTLDQYEIGDLSGKFGTLDSKKKYIMAYNDTTLSLFGLRSILGRSIVIHKKEKNLRWACSTIERGYSPTDADELRAIASFHHPQGFVYGYIKMTQLVYKDGSQSETIIELNLRHPGKHNRNVTKNHNWAIYVNPVGVDAAIKVKDTRCVAGGYIWNPYFTQLADPLNDDFYKQECGPDLPLRCYVGDISSRLGPINIGTGRQIFTDSNFPLSGSVSAMGRSIIIFDNNYSESKFACANIEPDNDIVKYANIRKSPRFVVAQFLEDVRKVMGIPEWMLTIDGRKTKILHDGACIQFLLHFKGPIANKLENDFSKLISIGKLETPSLFIPGYVSTKRKITLGHRQCGVRDSDDKNFNFHRSGSISLLVDIIVIFLTLISRII, encoded by the exons ATGTGGTGGTTTGTGTTACTTTGCTACA tatttcgTACAGCAACCATCGCAAATGCGCTTAGACTCGCTGCATATATATCTTCTGGTGGTCTTCACGGAGAAATTCGATTTGAAAGAAGTACAGAAACTTCGGTACGAATACGATGTGTATTAAAATCAACTTTACAATATCCCGATCAGCAATGGTTGTGGTCAGTTACACAATTTCCAGTCGACTATACAATTATTGATAATAGATGCGACGAACGACATGTTGGACGAag TGTTATAGATTTAACGGAAAAAGTCGGACCTCTTGAATTACCAATAAATCAAACAAGTTCAGCAGAAGTAGAAAATTTACATCTAACCGGAGAAAAAGGTTTATGGGGAAAAAGTTTAGTactaaaagataattattctTCGAGAATAATATGTACTTCCATTacg gTTCTCGAAAAGAATATCGAAAAATTTGCTCGAGCTCATTTTTATGGTCCTGTTGCTGGAACAGTTTTATTTCGATGGTTGGGAAGTCAAATGGGTGACACCGATACAATCATACATACGAATTTACATCACATTcacaaacaaaatttattaaactacaCCGAGCATCATTGGAAAATATATGTTACCGATATTTTAGAAACTGGCAAAG ATAAGAACAATTGCAACATACTACAAAATGTATTCGATCCTAATAATTCTGGAGATGGAAAATCTATTGGAGACATTGACGTACGGTTAGGCAAAGTAAAAGTTGCTATTAATACgcaagataaatataaaactttctACAGAGATTCGGAGCTGTCTCTATTACCAACAGATTTACTTGTTCCACACCGTCACTTATACCTGGTTATCTTCCATTCCGAATATGAGGACTCTTTTTTAGCTTGTGCAAAAATCAATCATTATAAACCGATATATATGAA AGCCGTAATTAATTCACGTGGCATCAAAGGTCAAGTTACAGCGATTCAAGAAACACCGTTTAATCCAACATggattaatatttcgttatcAACAATAAATGATTTAGAAATCAGATTACGGTACGCCACTAAAATAGCGGCTTATAGGATTCATGAATTACCACCAGAACCGGCGAAAAGTGTTGAAAATACTGTAAATTCGTGCCTAACTACTAAAAAGCTGTTCAATCCTTTGAATATTAATGAAGAAACTGTTCCACCAGCAG GTTTTGGTACTCAGGATCAATATGCTATTGGCGATTTATCTGGAAAGCTTCAAGATCGAAAAGAAGGATCGTACCATAACGATATTTTACCAGGAAGTGCAAAACTTAGTGGAATTTATTGGGATACTTATTTACCGCTCTCTGGGATCCACAGTGTTGTCCACAGATCTTTAGTTCtttataa ATATAATGAGACTGATAATGTAAGCATGATTCCATGGGTGTGTGGCACATTTATGCTTTACGTACCATATACTGATTGGCAAATGCCGATGTATACAGCAGAAGTGATATTTAGATATCCCATTGCTGGTCGGATACTTTTCCGACAGCCTAGAGATAATCCTGAAACGGACACTACTATAATAATAGAATATCTTGTTCATGCAGATGGTACTTCAACAAATAATACTGCCAACCATAA atgGATAATTCACGACAATCCACCGGGAAAAGATTTTTACAACTGGACAAATCGATGTTTGAGCGCTGGATCACCTTACAACCCATATaag atagATTGGAAGCCAGACAGAGTTTGTTTAGCTGAGGAACCTTCGTTGTGTCGCTTAGGTGACTTAACGAGACATGGAACACTTGCAATTGctggtaaaaaaattaacgcttCAGAATTGACTCGGACACTTTTTACAGACACGATGTTACCTCTGTCAGGACCCCACATATTGTTCGGCAAAAGCTTAGTTATTTACGATACTCGCACTTCAGCTATTAGAGGAGATCGATTAGCCTGTTCTAT catCGGTGGTGTTTACTCGCGTAAAGCTGTCGCTAGAGATTGGTTCGGTAATGGTGAACAAGTATCTCTAAGAGGAAAGATGGAGTTAGTACAACAAACTGAATATGATATTACCAATGTAGACGTATCTCTCGAAGGTCTTGATGGAAAAATGAGCGAATATCACATACATACG ATACCTATAGAATACGGTTTAGAATTTCCGTGCGAAGGAGCATCGTTGTATCGTCACTCGAATCCATTAGTTGTTAATATAAATGGTATGCTAGCACAAGGTACGTTGGATCAATACGAGATAGGTGACTTAAGTGGAAAATTTGGCACGTTagacagtaaaaaaaaatacataatggCATACAATGACACTACTTTATCTCTATTTGGCCTTAGGAGTATACTAGGACGTAGTATTGTAATTcataagaaagagaaaaatttaag ATGGGCTTGCTCTACTATAGAGAGGGGATATTCACCAACTGACGCTGATGAGTTACGTGCCATAGCATCATTTCATCATCCACAAGGTTTTGTGtacggttatataaaaatg ACACAGCTTGTTTATAAAGATGGTAGCCAAAGTGAGACGATAATCGAACTAAATTTACGACATCCCGGGAAGCATAATCGTAACGtc ACTAAAAATCATAATTGGGCGATATATGTCAATCCTGTTGGCGTAGACGCCGCAATAAAAGTCAAAGATACTCGATGCGTAGCAGGAGGATATATATGGAATCCTTATTTTACACAACTAGCTGATccattaaat gatgatttttataaacaagAATGTGGTCCAGATTTGCCTCTTAGATGTTATGTTGGTGATATATCATCTCGTCTGGGACCTATTAATATTGGAACAGGACGACAAATATTTACAGATTCCAATTTTCCTCTGAGTGGATCGGTATCTGCAATGGGCAgatctataattatttttgataacaATTATAGCGAAAGTAAATTTGCCTGTGCAAATATTGAACCTGATAAtgatattgtaaaatatgcaaatattaGAAAATCACCGCGATTTGTAGT AGCACAATTTTTAGAAGATGTAAGAAAAGTGATGGGCATTCCTGAATGGATGTTAACCATTGATGGCAGAAAAACCAAGATATTACATGATGGTGCATGCATTcaatttcttttgcatttcAAAG GTCCAATTGCTAACAAATTGGAGAATGATTTTAGTAAACTTATATCCATTGGCAAACTTGAAACCCCTAGTTTATTTATTCCCGGATATGTatcaacaaaaagaaaaattacattagGACATCGACAATGTGGTGTACGCGATTCTGATgacaaaa atttcAACTTTCATCGTAGCGGATCTATCTCATTGTTAGTCGacataattgtaatatttttaacattaataagtcgaataatataa
- the LOC139107003 gene encoding uncharacterized protein, whose amino-acid sequence MLQMDEKQTENPISAGCVDNTNVPVITANLEMLTIDTDPPPTETKRVLRKRLPKVVSSEVLNRRCSLKPKKRRISEVEPQEETIKEYYLDKKINKRSKNLETIYEENDATSDDAAINMSVKRFKRMLMFSPTTSKLKKRRAKIQKVFGSKVRNKRHERRSMQALVDKLNTIRENSPLKTDNEIK is encoded by the exons ATGCTTCAAATGGACGAAAAGCAAACAGAAAATCC AATCTCAGCGGGGTGCGTAGACAATACTAATGTACCTGTGATAACAGCTAATTTAGAGATGCTTACTATAGACACTGATCCTCCACCAACAGAAACCAAAAGGGTTCTTAGGAAAAGATTACCAAAAGTTGTTTCTTCAGAAGTGCTTAATAGAAG GTGTAGCCTCAAACcaaaaaagagaagaatttCTGAAGTCGAGCCACAAGAAGAGACTatcaaagaatattatttagataaaaagataaataagaGATCAAAAAATCTTGAAACAATATATGAGGAGAACGACGCAACAAGTGATGATGCTGCAATAAATATGAGTGTAAAGAGATTCAAGAGAATGCTGATGTTTTCTCCTACAACTTCCAAGCTTAAAAAAAGACGTGCAAAAATACAGAAAGTCTTTGGATCTAAGGTTAGAAATAAGAGACACGAACGTCGTTCAATGCAAGCGCTtgtagataaattaaatacaattagaGAGAATTCACCTTTGAAAACTGACaatgaaattaaatga